From a region of the Clupea harengus chromosome 9, Ch_v2.0.2, whole genome shotgun sequence genome:
- the gpr4 gene encoding G-protein coupled receptor 4: MASNSTAICNLTCTVDSNIDLFFHPTLYIIVIVLGLPTNCMALWAAYLQVRQKNELGVYLINLSVADLLYIATLPLWIDYFLHHDNWVHGQESCKLFGFIFYTNIYVSIAFLCCISVDRYLAVAHPLKFAKVRRVKTAVGVSIVVWVIEVVANSAPLFHNELFENGRNHTLCFERYPMQEWVAGMNLYRSFLGFLAPWLVMLAGYRGILRAVRTNVSTERQEKAKIKRLALSLVLIALLCFAPYHVLLLWRSVLFLHKPCDCGGEETLFAAYHAALALTSLNCVADPILYCLVNEGARQDVSRALTRILAVLTCGATSPLHADGLTGASATVETPLASKKTGFCSEGKASAYKAELEAFKDECLQMTILSVKK, translated from the coding sequence ATGGCGAGCAACAGCACGGCCATATGCAACCTCACCTGCACGGTGGACTCCAACATCGACCTGTTCTTCCACCCGACACTCTACATCATCGTCATCGTTCTGGGCCTGCCCACCAACTGCATGGCTCTGTGGGCTGCGTACCTGCAGGTGCGTCAGAAGAATGAGCTGGGCGTCTACCTCATCAACCTGTCGGTGGCCGACCTGCTGTACATCGCCACGCTGCCGCTCTGGATCGACTACTTCCTGCACCACGACAACTGGGTGCACGGCCAGGAGTCGTGCAAGCTCTTCGGCTTCATCTTCTACACCAACATCTACGTCAGCATCGCCTTCCTCTGCTGCATCTCCGTCGACCGCTACCTGGCCGTGGCGCACCCGCTCAAGTTCGCCAAGGTGCGGCGCGTGAAGACCGCCGTGGGGGTAAGCATCGTGGTCTGGGTCATCGAGGTGGTTGCCAACTCGGCTCCGCTCTTCCACAACGAGCTCTTCGAGAACGGCCGCAACCACACGCTCTGCTTCGAGCGCTACCCCATGCAGGAGTGGGTCGCCGGCATGAACCTCTATCGTTCCTTCCTGGGCTTCCTGGCGCCCTGGCTGGTGATGCTGGCCGGCTACCGGGGGATCCTGCGGGCGGTGCGCACCAACGTGTCCACGGAGCGCCAGGAGAAGGCCAAGATCAAGCGCCTGGCGCTCAGCCTGGTGCTCATCGCGCTGCTGTGCTTCGCGCCGTACCacgtgctgctgctgtggcgcAGCGTGCTCTTCCTGCACAAGCCGTGCGACTGCGGCGGCGAGGAGACGCTCTTCGCCGCCTACCACGCCGCCCTGGCTCTCACCAGCCTCAACTGCGTGGCCGACCCCATCCTCTACTGCTTGGTCAACGAGGGCGCGCGCCAAGACGTCAGCCGGGCCCTCACGCGCATCCTCGCCGTCCTCACCTGCGGCGCGACCTCACCTCTGCACGCCGACGGGCTCACCGGGGCCTCGGCCACCGTGGAGACGCCCCTGGCGAGCAAAAAGACTGGCTTCTGCAGCGAGGGAAAGGCCAGCGCCTACAAGGCCGAGCTGGAGGCCTTTAAAGACGAGTGCCTTCAGATGACCATTCTCAGTGTTAAGAAGTGA